The following coding sequences are from one Oncorhynchus kisutch isolate 150728-3 linkage group LG23, Okis_V2, whole genome shotgun sequence window:
- the slc25a46 gene encoding solute carrier family 25 member 46, with protein sequence MTSRRPDNFDGLGYRGREDTAFSGGYSGRSFNNSSSVDLQNWVTTPPDIPGSRNLHFDDRTPPFEAAPAAPGAQDTLPTAPPSEQLNRFAGFGIGLASLFTENVLAHPCIVFRRQCQVNYHARCYHLSPLTAVSVMYNVTKSQGPKALWKGMGSTFVVQGVTLGTEGIISECTPLPRELSHKWNPKQVIGHLVLKGLTYVVAMPFYSASLIETVQSEIIRDNPGILDCVKEGVGRVMGMGIPHSKRLLPLWGLMLPTVLHGVLHYVVSSTVQKLVLFLLRRRSPAKQPVDGSETVQTMLDAYFPELMASFVASLCADVLLYPLETVMHRLHIQGTRTIIDNTDLGFEVLPINTQYEGIRDCVNVIRREEGALGFYKGFGSIVVQYSLHAAVLQITKVIYSTLLKNA encoded by the exons ATGACTTCTCGGCGTCCGGACAATTTCGATGGCTTAGGTTACAGGGGTAGGGAGGATACGGCTTTCAGTGGGGGTTACAGTGGAAGGTCATTTAATAATTCCTCTAGTGTTGACCTACAGAATTGGGTAACAACACCGCCAGATATTCCAGGTAGCCGAAATTTGCATTTTGATGACCGCACGCCCCCATTTGAGGCGGCCCCTGCAGCGCCTGGTGCTCAAGATACCCTGCCCACGGCTCCTCCATCCG AGCAGTTGAACAGATTTGCTGGATTTGGTATCGGGCTTGCAAG TCTCTTTACTGAAAATGTCCTGGCTCACCCTTGCATTGTGTTCCGTCGTCAGTGCCAG GTCAATTATCATGCCAGGTGCTACCATCTGTCCCCATTGACTGCTGTTAGTGTGATGTATAATGTCACCAAGAGTCAG GGTCCTAAGGCCTTATGGAAAGGAATGGGCAGCACCTTTGTGGTACAAGGAGTCACATTGGGCACAGAAGGCATCATTAGTGAATGTACTCCACTACCACG GGAACTCTCCCACAAATGGAACCCCAAGCAAGTTATTGGGCATTTGGTTCTGAAAGG TTTGACCTATGTGGTTGCCATGCCATTTTACTCAGCTAGTCTCATTGAAACTGTGCAG AGTGAGATCATCCGGGACAACCCTGGCATCCTGGACTGTGTGAAGGAGGGTGTGGGCCGGGTCATGGGCATGGGCATCCCCCACAGCAAGCGCCTGCTGCCCCTGTGGGGCCTCATGCTCCCCACCGTGCTCCACGGGGTCCTCCACTATGTGGTGAGCTCCACCGTGCAGAAGCTGGTGCTCTTCCTCCTGCGCCGGAGGAGCCCGGCCAAACAGCCCGTGGACGGCTCGGAGACCGTCCAGACCATGCTGGACGCCTACTTCCCTGAACTCATGGCCAGTTTCGTGGCCAGTCTGTGTGCCGACGTCCTCCTCTATCCACTGGAGACGGTGATGCACAGGCTCCACATCCAGGGCACGCGCACCATCATCGACAACACGGACCTGGGCTTTGAGGTCCTGCCCATCAACACGCAGTATGAGGGTATCAGGGACTGTGTGAATGTGATCCGGCGAGAGGAGGGAGCCCTGGGATTCTACAAAGGCTTCGGCTCCATCGTGGTGCAGTACTCGCTACACGCCGCCGTGCTGCAGATCACCAAGGTGATCTATTCCACCTTGCTGAAAAACGCTTAA